The following nucleotide sequence is from Salvia splendens isolate huo1 chromosome 2, SspV2, whole genome shotgun sequence.
GATTAGGCCATGTGGGTGATAAAGGGCTTAAAGAATTGATCAAGAAGGGCGTTTTTGCATGTGATGATAGGGAGAGTGTAAAAATGTGTGAGTCTTGCTTGCtgggaaaaggaaagaaattgcCTTTTGGCTCAGGAAAGCACAACTCCACAAGACCTCTGGATTATTGTCACAGTGATCTATGGGGTCCTAGCCCGGTTAATTCCATAGGTGGTGGAAGGTACTTCTTGAGTGTAGTAGATGACTATAGCAGGAAGGTTTGGGTATGGATCCTCAAGGAGAAATCAGACACATTCAGCAAGTTCAGTGTATGGTACAAGGCAGTTGAAGTTGAGAAAGGGTATGGCTTGAAGTGTCTGAGGACAGACAACGGGCTTGAGTTCCTATCAAGGGAATTTGATAACTTCTGTGTGCAAAGGGGAgtgaagaggcataggacagCTCCGGGgaatccacaacaaaatggaaccgcggagagaatgaataggactcTCCTTGAGAGAGTAAGATGCATGATTTTTGAATCTGGAGTGCCTAAGAAATTCTGGGCAGAAGCTGTCTCCACAGCAGCcaaattgatcaataaatgtccATGCTCAGCCATTGGTTTTGATACTCCAGATGGcagatggtatggaagcctaGGAGGTTATGAGAAGCTTAGGATTTTTGGTTGTAGAGCCTTTGCTCACACAAGGCAAGGAAAGCTAGAACCTAGAGCACTAAAATGCATTTTCCTTGGCTACCAAGATGGTGCTAAGGCATATAGACTTTGGTGCACAGAAGAAGGAAATCAAAAGGTCATCATCAGTCGAGATGTCATTTTTGATGAGTCAACTATGCCATTCAAGCCTACTCTGCAGACAGAGACAACTCCAGAACCTGCTGGGGTCAGTTTTGATCAACTTGAACCGGAACATGGAGCCTCAGATGCTGCTGATTTCCAAGAGCCAATGATGTCCTCAGATGAGGAGAATGAGCAGCCTACTGATAATACTCCAGGTGTCTCTGATCCAGAGCCACAAGTTCAGCAATATGCTCTGGCCAGAGACAGAACCAGAAGGGAAATCAGACCACCAGCAAGGTTCAGAGATGCAGATTTTGTATACTATGCCTTGTGTGTTGCAGAGGAGTTGGAGATCTCAGAACCAAGCACCTATAAGGAAGCTATTGGCAGCAAAGACAAAGAGAAATGGAAAATGGCTATGAAGGATGAGATAGACTCTCTCATCAAAAACAAAACTTGGATCCTAGTTCTCAGATCACAGATTCAACAAAGACCTATCTCttgcaaatggatttacaaGAAAAAGGTGGAGGCCTCTGAGAATGATAGTATCAGATACAAGGCTCGCTTGGTTGCAAGGGGTTTCACACAGGAGGAGGGGATAGATTACACCGAGGTCTTCTCTCCTGTGGTGAAACACAGCTCAATAAGGATACTCTTGGCAATTGTGGCTCGAAGAGATTGGGAATTGCAACAACTTGATGTAAAAACAGCTTTTTTGCATGGTGAGTTGGAGGAGACAATCTATATGGAGCAGCCACAAGGATTCATAAGGGCGGGAGATGAGGATAAGGTCTGTTGTTTGAAGAGAAGCCTCTATGGACTGAAACAAAGCAGCCGGCAGTGGTACCTGACTTTTGACAGGCAGATGGAGAGACTTGGCTTCAAGAAATCTGCCTTTGATAGCTGTGTTTACATAAGGTACAAGGGAGGTAAAGCTGTTGCTTACTTGTTactttatgtggatgatatgcttgtggcagGCCCTAGTAAGGCAGATGTGAAGCAAGtgaaggaggatttggaggaagcttttgaaatgaaggacttgggaaaTGCAAAGAGAATTCTTGGCATGGATATCATAAGAGAGAGAGCTGCTAGGAAGTTATGGTTGATGCAGCATAGCTACATCAAGAAGATGTTAATCAAATTTCAGATGATTGACTCTAGAAAGGTATCAACTCCAACAAGTCCACACTTCAAGCTCTCTGTCAGTCAGAAACCAGCTAATGATCAGGAAAGGAAGTTGATGTCTAAGGTGCCTTATGCAAGTATTGTTGGGAGTATTATGTACATGATGTTGTGTACTCGGCCTGATCTGTCACACGCCATAAGCCTGaccagcagatacatggcagacccgggtaGCACACATTGGCAAGCCTTGAAGTGGATAATGAAGTATTTGGTGGGCACGCAAGATTTGGGATTGTTGTTCTGCACAGCAGACGGTGAGGATGAGCTCATAGGCtactgtgatgcagactatgctgcaaatatTGATAGCAGAAAATCCCAATCTGCCTATATCTTCAAGCTCTTTGGTACAGCAATCAGTTGGAAGTCTAATCTCCAATCTGTGGTTGCGCTCTCTACAacggaggcagagtatataTCCTTAGCAGAAGCGGTTAAAGAAGCTAAATGGCTAAAGGGAATATTGGGGGATTTTGGTGTGGTGCAAGAGGCTGTAACTATCTTGTGTGACAGCAACAGCGCCATTAGCTTGGCCAAGCACCAGACTTTCCATGAGAGAAGTAAGCACATCGACATCAAACTTCATTTTGTAAGAGATGAGATAAGCAAAGGCGTGGTGGCAGTCAAGAAGGTCCACACCTCTGAAAATGCAGCTGACATGATGACTAAACCCCTACCAAGTGCTAAGTTCGAGCATTGTTTAGACTTGGTTAACTTGACTGCAAGAAGATGAGGGAATTTTGGTGAAGGTGGAGTTTTGGCTGGCCGGATGGTGGATGcagccaaggtggagatttgttgggcTTTGGTGTGGCTGGACCAACCATCGGCCCAAGTCATTATTGAGGGccgagctcgattaagctcggctaacaccgagctcgattaagctcggctaacaccgaactcgattaagcttctccaacaccgagctcgattaagctcggctaacaacCGTTGTATTTGAACAGCTCGTTCAGTTACAACAATAAGTTTCTTCAGTTTTCAGTTTCACATCTTGTTTTTCTCCATATTCGTGTGATTCAAGAAACTAGATAGAGAAGTGAATACACTTTGTGATTCTTGAGCTAGCTAGGTGAGTGATCCACAATCGAGTTGTATTCTCCGATTGAGTAGCGAGCTAAGTGATAGTGTGTTGTAATCACCTTCGTTTGTTTTGTATTCGTAATAATATCGTCTCACATTTGTTCGTGAATCTCGCGTCGATTCTGTTTTTGACTCTTCAAACTCAATTAAGGATAAAGAAAGCAAGAATTTGTCAAGGATAGAGGAGTTAGAAATAAAGAATTCCATTACAAAAATCTGGAAATTCAACGCATAAAATTATCCCTCTAATAGATGAGTACAGGAGCTTCGCAGTTGACATAAATATATAGTATCTCCACACTCCACAGCTTCGCCTTAGCATATACATACTCATATCTCTTTCTTAATAATATACtcctagtatatatatatatatatagggagatgatcaaaataagtatgtgtttaaatccagaaatgcagaccaaatcttggccctaggattagatgatctaatggtcaataattaaccaaaaacacggaaggtcataattaagcaattttaggtcatattataatatttgggtttaatgtcatgctaagatcgttttaggtcatgctttgttagcatgacttaaaaattacctaattatgacctaaaagtgacctaattatgatattgttctgcgtttctgtatttaaatctagttttgcatagatcaaaaccatatatatatatatatatatatatatatatatatatggtagcaGTAGCACAAATGAAGCGGAGGAGAGAGGTGGAGATGGTGGCATCGGAGATTAGGTCAGCAATTGATGAGGTGTCGCTGTTAGCAGCCAACCTCAAAACTGACGCAGCTCAAGATGCCGTTCCGGTTTCTGATTCTGTTCCGGTTCAGAAGAGTGTCCAAATTCCGATCAAGCCGTTTCTCTCTCTCTGCGATTTGCTCGTTCAAGTTCTCggtcactctctctctctctcacacacacacacacacacatttagAATAGTATTTGAGTTCTGTGGATTTTCACTTGCGTGAACGGAATTGTTTTGCAGATAAGATAGGGCCAACAATGGCTGTCTTGAGACAAGACATTCGTAACAACATTGAGGTAAAACATGTCACATTGAGTGTGTGCAAAACACACGCATATGTCTAAAGACGTATATGTCCTTTAAGAACATAAGTAAAACTTTGTATGCATGCCACACACTACACTGCATTTGCCCGCCCGGGCATTTTCGTCATTCTCTTTTCTGGGAAGTTTGTGCGTTTGTTCTTGTCCCAGTTGAATAACACTCttgttttctattttggtccATCCATTAAAATTAGTCTCTACTATTATTTATCATAAAGATCTCaactccattaacaatacttcaactactttttatctcattctcttttactttactgatTTTGGGTTTTAACTAGCATCATCTACTAATAATACTAAATTACGAGTACTTTTTTTGTGGACAGagatagtaggagtattaaatgGGATTAATGAACACCCTTCATTTAGTCCAAGCTCACAATCTTAAATTCGTTTATATTTCATTGTACAGAGATTAGAGAAATTCCATGATTCTGATCCATCCGTATATTGCGATGTGGTTGAGATTTTGAAGAAAGAGGTAAATGAAGGCAACGCAAAAAAGGGGCCCACATGCAGCAAAGCCTTTGTTTGGCTCAACAGGTTTCAACATTTTTGACATTATATGACAAAAACCATGATTCCTTTAAGATAAATTTGTTATCATAATTTCCAATGTGCAGGTCCCTAGATTTTACTATGGTATTGTTAGAGTTGCTAGTGAAGGATTTTGGAAGAAATATGGAGGAAGTGGTTGAAGAATCTTACATCACCACCTTAAAACCATGGCATGGATGGATCTCTGCAGCAGCCCATAAAGTAACATAACATaacattcccaaaattatactccatctgtcccagaAAAAATAGTTTGGTAGTATAATGTTACTTGACTGTTTTTTTTAGACAAAAGAGTACTATAACGTTACTTACCATCGGCATTGCATGAGATATTTCATGAATATTCAAGTTTTCGTGTTCCGTTTTCTAGATCGCCCTGAAGCTTGTGCCCGATAGCCGGACTTTCGTGGATGTTCTTAAGGTCAAAGgcaaagatgaagaagaagaagaagaagatgacgaCGATGTTCTCAAGAAAGACATACAAAAGTTGATCTCTCTGCTCATGCCAGTGCTAGAGCAGAACATGGATATTTTGGTAATCCTCTCAATGAGTTAATTGTGTGAAAATATGTAACCTTTTTTTTTGTAGAAACTAACTAAAACAATTCTTTTCCAGAGAGAGTATGGATTGGATAAGCTGAAATCGAcgtgaagaagaagaatgtTCAAATTTTGGTGATTGGTGTATGAGTATGATGCATCTTGTTTTAGGCGAATGTACAGTTGAAATATGTAAAATTAGTtaatctctcttcttcttcttctttgttaTTTTGAGGTTTAATTTGCTAACAACTTAATTTCTGTTTGTTTTACACAAAAACTCTGTCATGAGCCTTCTTTTTGTTCGTACATCTAATACAACATGAGATAGAGAAATAAATTGAGTTGTATTATGATACGGGACCTCCGTCGGCACGGCTTAAGGAGCGACAATTGCCTCAAGAAGATGAACTCAACGCCGACACTAGGTTGCCGGCGACAAGGCAGCACGCTGAACCGGTCCGACGAGCTAGGTCCTCGCGACGTGTGGCACGAAGGCCGGCCCGATACGAAGGCTAGACTTTGTCTCTCGTTAAGGGACGTTCCTTATTAGAGTCTTTTATTCCTTATTTAGTAGAGTCTTATTAGAGTCTTTTATTCCTTATTTAGTAgagtcttttatttatgttaattagtTAGTTATCCAATTCCTAGTAGTAATAGGTTTTCCATCCTATTTAGTAGAGGACGTTTAGAAGGGTTATAAATAGGGGAGTTGTTATTCACTTTATTCATCAAGAAATAAATTACTTCCTCTCAATCTCTATTCTCCTTTTTTCTCTCGTCCAACTCTTCCCCCAAACTCTCGTTCTTGCAAAATCGTCCGGTTGaggaacttcttccttaacaTATTACCACTTTATGTTCTTGTTCGAACATCCTATTATTGAAGAAAATTCATCATACTACAAATAATTTGACTGAAGTACTTATGTAGGAAGGGAAATGATTAAAGTACCTGATCCTAAGTCCATCCGCAACGCTATCACTTATTCGTCctttaaccgtcccttaaattactattcatgggctccactgtactttttaactacatctcttaactaagggacagaacctaaccgtcccttaaattattatccattcaatttcatttttatttttatttccaaccaaattcaattaaaaaaaacacacttcattaaaaataaaataaaattacaacataaaataaaaatacaacttaaaattaaaaaaaaacaaaaaaaaaacacttaattaaaatcctaaaaaataaaaatgacataatttaaaatacaattttaaagaaaataaaaaaaactactccgccggcaaatcatcccccgaaggcggtggaggtgcactgaagccgtgaggaggcggaatgccaagttgcGCTGCCATAAACGCAATTTCGttaagataggcttggtattggagaggagtcatgcgggaagtgtccgccattgtggcggtcatgtacatggacataagggagttcgagggtcccccgagcccgagcccgagcccgcctggcttgattcggctcggcccctcctccctctagccgccttcgccgcatttctcccttgcggccgacggcgcccacgggaggacccccggcATCGTCAGTCGGggcctcaacctcctgcgaagcAAACTCTTGTggggcgctgcccgaaccgccctcactaaacgagtattggcca
It contains:
- the LOC121770863 gene encoding glycolipid transfer protein 3-like translates to MKRRREVEMVASEIRSAIDEVSLLAANLKTDAAQDAVPVSDSVPVQKSVQIPIKPFLSLCDLLVQVLDKIGPTMAVLRQDIRNNIERLEKFHDSDPSVYCDVVEILKKEVNEGNAKKGPTCSKAFVWLNRSLDFTMVLLELLVKDFGRNMEEVVEESYITTLKPWHGWISAAAHKIALKLVPDSRTFVDVLKVKGKDEEEEEEDDDDVLKKDIQKLISLLMPVLEQNMDILREYGLDKLKST